A single genomic interval of Zingiber officinale cultivar Zhangliang chromosome 4A, Zo_v1.1, whole genome shotgun sequence harbors:
- the LOC121971680 gene encoding probable protein S-acyltransferase 1 isoform X1: protein MEMSQLKRLYTVWKGNNRFFCGGRLIFGPDVASLFLTMFLVAAPSIAFCLQAVVKIHKHEEIDSNHHNQILGFPVLIIAILVTVADLCFLVMTSSRDPGIIPRNPRAPDSAAFDFTPRSMEWVSQATPNIRLPRTKDVNVNGFNVRVKFCDTCLFYRPPRASHCSVCNNCVQKFDHHCPWVGQCIGVRNYRSFFLFISSSTFLCIYVFTFSWLNILGERKNYENSIWRSMRGEIVSLILIIYTFLSVWFVGGLTAFHLYLLSTNQTTYENFRYRYDKKENPYNKSLFGNVKDVFFSKIPPSLNDFRAWVLQDAIRDSASPDGLLEIVGIKEKVDLEMGNTNEFDGIKPIPSILQNSDYTAIEDNYLQKGKLKDDSSYRLAFPGNQEPIEEEPVYTKQSCTKADGLTMDERIDEESRSHESPCHPDHGDGRFLRK from the exons ATGGAAATGTCCCAACTGAAGCGGCTATACACGGTTTGGAAAGGAAACAAT AGATTCTTCTGTGGTGGGAGGTTGATATTTGGTCCAGATGTTGCTTCACTTTTTCTGACTATGTTTCTAGTCGCTGCTCCATCAATTGCATTTTGCTTGCAAGCAGTTGTTAAAATACATAAACATGAAGAGATTGACAGCAACCACCATAATCAAATACTTGGGTTTCCAGTATTGATCATTGCAATTCTGGTCACAGTAGCA GATTTGTGTTTTCTTGTAATGACTTCTAGCAGAGATCCAGGAATAATACCAAGGAATCCTAGAGCACCTGATTCTGCAGCGTTTGATTTTACCCCTCGCTCGATGGAATGGGTCAGTCAAGCAACTCCAAACATCAGGTTACCGCGTACGAAAGATGTTAATGTCAACGGTTTCAATGTAAGAGTTAAGTTTTGTGACACATGTTTATTCTATCGCCCGCCCCGTGCTTCTCATTGCTCGGTCTGCAACAATTGCGTTCAAAAGTTTGATCACCATTGTCCATGGGTTGGTCAGTGCATTGGTGTA CGCAACTATCGGTCCTTCTTCTTGTTCATCTCATCGTCAACCTTTCTATGTATATATGTCTTCACTTTCTCATGGTTAAACATACTCGGAGAACGAAAAAATTATGAGAATTCTATCTGGAGGTCTATGAGAGGCGAGATTGTATCGCTTATTCTCATCATTTATACCTTCTTATCGGTTTGGTTCGTAGGTGGTTTGACAGCATTCCATCTCTACTTACTCAGCACCAATCAG ACAACATACGAGAACTTCCGTTATCGCTATGATAAGAAGGAGAATCCATATAACAAGAGCTTGTTTGGAAATGTTAAAGATGTCTTCTTCTCAAAGATTCCTCCTTCCTTGAATGACTTCCGGGCATGGGTACTCCAGGATGCAATTCGCGATTCTGCTTCTCCAGATGGTTTGCTAGAAATTGTTGGCATAAAGGAGAAAGTTGACTTAGAGATGGGCAATACCAATGAATTTGATGGCATAAAGCCCATTCCGAGCATATTGCAAAACTCGGATTACACTGCAATTGAGGACAATTATCTGCAGAAAGGAAAACTCAAAGATGATTCGTCATATCGATTAGCTTTTCCTGGTAATCAGGAACCTATAGAAGAAGAACCTGTTTACACCAAGCAAAGCTGCACAAAAGCGGATGGATTGACTATGGATGAAAGGATTGATGAAGAAAGTAGATCACATGAGAGTCCATGTCATCCTGATCATGGCGATGGTCGCTTCCTAAGGAAATAA
- the LOC121971680 gene encoding probable protein S-acyltransferase 4 isoform X2, with the protein MEMSQLKRLYTVWKGNNDLCFLVMTSSRDPGIIPRNPRAPDSAAFDFTPRSMEWVSQATPNIRLPRTKDVNVNGFNVRVKFCDTCLFYRPPRASHCSVCNNCVQKFDHHCPWVGQCIGVRNYRSFFLFISSSTFLCIYVFTFSWLNILGERKNYENSIWRSMRGEIVSLILIIYTFLSVWFVGGLTAFHLYLLSTNQTTYENFRYRYDKKENPYNKSLFGNVKDVFFSKIPPSLNDFRAWVLQDAIRDSASPDGLLEIVGIKEKVDLEMGNTNEFDGIKPIPSILQNSDYTAIEDNYLQKGKLKDDSSYRLAFPGNQEPIEEEPVYTKQSCTKADGLTMDERIDEESRSHESPCHPDHGDGRFLRK; encoded by the exons ATGGAAATGTCCCAACTGAAGCGGCTATACACGGTTTGGAAAGGAAACAAT GATTTGTGTTTTCTTGTAATGACTTCTAGCAGAGATCCAGGAATAATACCAAGGAATCCTAGAGCACCTGATTCTGCAGCGTTTGATTTTACCCCTCGCTCGATGGAATGGGTCAGTCAAGCAACTCCAAACATCAGGTTACCGCGTACGAAAGATGTTAATGTCAACGGTTTCAATGTAAGAGTTAAGTTTTGTGACACATGTTTATTCTATCGCCCGCCCCGTGCTTCTCATTGCTCGGTCTGCAACAATTGCGTTCAAAAGTTTGATCACCATTGTCCATGGGTTGGTCAGTGCATTGGTGTA CGCAACTATCGGTCCTTCTTCTTGTTCATCTCATCGTCAACCTTTCTATGTATATATGTCTTCACTTTCTCATGGTTAAACATACTCGGAGAACGAAAAAATTATGAGAATTCTATCTGGAGGTCTATGAGAGGCGAGATTGTATCGCTTATTCTCATCATTTATACCTTCTTATCGGTTTGGTTCGTAGGTGGTTTGACAGCATTCCATCTCTACTTACTCAGCACCAATCAG ACAACATACGAGAACTTCCGTTATCGCTATGATAAGAAGGAGAATCCATATAACAAGAGCTTGTTTGGAAATGTTAAAGATGTCTTCTTCTCAAAGATTCCTCCTTCCTTGAATGACTTCCGGGCATGGGTACTCCAGGATGCAATTCGCGATTCTGCTTCTCCAGATGGTTTGCTAGAAATTGTTGGCATAAAGGAGAAAGTTGACTTAGAGATGGGCAATACCAATGAATTTGATGGCATAAAGCCCATTCCGAGCATATTGCAAAACTCGGATTACACTGCAATTGAGGACAATTATCTGCAGAAAGGAAAACTCAAAGATGATTCGTCATATCGATTAGCTTTTCCTGGTAATCAGGAACCTATAGAAGAAGAACCTGTTTACACCAAGCAAAGCTGCACAAAAGCGGATGGATTGACTATGGATGAAAGGATTGATGAAGAAAGTAGATCACATGAGAGTCCATGTCATCCTGATCATGGCGATGGTCGCTTCCTAAGGAAATAA